From a single Clostridiisalibacter paucivorans DSM 22131 genomic region:
- a CDS encoding NAD/NADP-dependent octopine/nopaline dehydrogenase family protein: MKKVSIIGAGNGGVTAAYHLSKIGNSVCIYDLPEFDTQIKAINENGGIKALAELHDCEMLFSGFENITKATTDIKEAVEFSDVIIMICPSFAQETLFRNMLPHLKDGQTIVLMPGNYGGLVLNKIKNDSSRADLDITFVDAISIPWACRAVEPGEITIMGIKEFLPMSVFPYSKLEDVKTKLDNLLPLKLEFLQNPIIAGLENINFGGHPLLTTLNMGILENFNGEFNYYRDCCSTATANAAAKMDKERLSVGHAFGFKLRTELEAMNALYNSDCKTVYEFNRASTTHAKINSAPASSKSRYITEDVAYLLVPCYEFAKLARLEVPIVESCIHIASAYNDENYFETGRTLEKMGLKDMSIKEIVEYISC; encoded by the coding sequence ATGAAAAAGGTTAGTATTATAGGAGCTGGAAATGGTGGAGTGACAGCAGCATATCATTTAAGCAAAATAGGGAATTCAGTTTGTATATATGATTTACCTGAATTTGATACTCAAATAAAAGCTATAAATGAAAATGGTGGGATAAAGGCTTTAGCAGAGTTGCATGACTGTGAAATGTTATTTTCAGGATTTGAAAATATAACTAAAGCAACCACAGATATAAAAGAAGCGGTAGAGTTTTCAGATGTAATTATAATGATATGTCCATCCTTTGCACAAGAGACATTGTTTAGAAATATGCTTCCACATCTTAAAGATGGACAAACAATAGTACTTATGCCAGGAAATTATGGAGGACTAGTTTTAAATAAAATCAAGAATGATAGTTCCAGAGCTGATTTAGATATCACATTTGTAGACGCAATAAGTATACCATGGGCATGTAGGGCAGTTGAACCTGGTGAAATTACTATAATGGGTATCAAAGAATTTTTACCTATGAGTGTGTTTCCATATTCAAAATTAGAAGATGTGAAGACTAAATTAGATAATTTACTTCCATTAAAGTTGGAATTTTTACAAAATCCAATAATAGCAGGATTAGAAAATATAAATTTTGGAGGCCATCCATTATTAACTACATTAAATATGGGAATACTTGAAAATTTCAATGGAGAGTTTAACTACTATAGAGATTGTTGTAGTACAGCAACAGCTAATGCAGCAGCTAAGATGGATAAAGAAAGATTATCTGTAGGACATGCATTTGGCTTTAAATTAAGAACAGAATTAGAAGCTATGAATGCACTATACAATAGCGATTGCAAGACAGTATATGAATTTAATAGGGCATCAACTACTCATGCAAAAATAAACAGTGCCCCTGCCAGTTCAAAAAGTAGATACATAACAGAAGATGTAGCATATCTTTTAGTACCTTGTTATGAATTTGCTAAATTGGCAAGGCTTGAGGTTCCAATAGTAGAGTCATGTATTCATATTGCGTCAGCATATAATGATGAAAATTATTTTGAGACAGGAAGAACATTGGAGAAAATGGGTCTTAAAGATATGAGCATAAAAGAAATTGTGGAATATATATCTTGTTAA
- a CDS encoding ABC transporter ATP-binding protein, whose translation MNHILEIKNVNKSYDNFRLKNVSFTLDKGYIMGFIGPNGAGKSTTIKLIMNLLKRDSGEIKVFGLDNIKDEREIKQKIGFIYDKNHFYDELTLKNMKKIISNFYDNWNDNLYHKYIKSFDLNEEKRIKELSKGMQMKFSLALALSHDAQLIIMDEPTSGIDPIFRSELLDILMDIIQDEDKAIFFSTHITTDLEKIADYITLINDGNLLFSKSKEEVLDNYSIVKGSNEILTEELKKKFIGIKNNKFGFEALTLEAIGIRKDYGERLMIERPTIDDIMLYTYRGNKKNV comes from the coding sequence GTGAATCATATTTTAGAAATTAAAAATGTTAATAAGTCATATGATAATTTTAGATTAAAGAATGTATCCTTTACTTTGGATAAAGGTTATATTATGGGATTTATAGGGCCAAATGGTGCAGGAAAGAGTACAACTATAAAGCTAATAATGAATCTGTTGAAGAGAGATAGTGGGGAAATAAAAGTTTTCGGATTAGATAATATAAAGGATGAAAGGGAGATTAAACAGAAAATAGGATTTATATATGATAAAAATCATTTTTATGATGAATTGACATTAAAGAATATGAAGAAGATTATTTCTAATTTCTACGATAATTGGAATGATAATCTATACCACAAATATATAAAAAGCTTTGATCTTAATGAGGAGAAGAGAATAAAAGAATTATCAAAGGGAATGCAAATGAAGTTTAGTTTGGCCCTAGCTTTATCCCATGATGCTCAATTAATTATAATGGATGAGCCTACTTCTGGCATAGACCCTATTTTTAGGAGCGAACTTCTTGATATACTGATGGATATTATTCAAGATGAGGATAAAGCAATATTTTTTTCCACCCATATAACTACTGATTTAGAGAAAATAGCAGACTATATTACATTGATAAATGATGGGAATTTATTATTTTCAAAATCTAAGGAAGAGGTATTGGACAATTATAGCATTGTTAAAGGAAGTAACGAGATTTTAACTGAAGAACTTAAGAAAAAATTTATAGGAATAAAAAATAATAAATTTGGTTTCGAGGCATTGACTTTGGAAGCAATTGGTATTAGAAAAGACTATGGAGAAAGACTAATGATTGAAAGACCTACTATTGATGATATTATGCTATATACTTATAGGGGGAATAAAAAAAATGTATAA
- a CDS encoding GntR family transcriptional regulator → MDIIISKSSKDPIYVQIINQIKTEIINGNLKENDMLPSIRGLAKELQISVITTKRAYEELEREGIVDTVSGKGTFIANQDKELLKEKRMKVIENKLMEVVEESKIIGLNLNELQEILTILFNGEVEK, encoded by the coding sequence ATGGATATTATTATTTCGAAGTCAAGTAAAGATCCTATATATGTACAGATAATAAATCAAATAAAGACTGAAATAATTAATGGAAATTTAAAGGAAAATGATATGCTTCCATCTATTAGAGGTCTTGCAAAGGAGTTACAAATAAGTGTAATTACCACTAAAAGAGCCTATGAGGAACTGGAAAGGGAAGGTATAGTTGACACAGTTTCTGGAAAGGGGACCTTTATTGCCAACCAAGATAAAGAATTATTAAAAGAAAAAAGAATGAAGGTAATAGAGAACAAGCTTATGGAAGTAGTGGAGGAAAGCAAAATTATAGGATTAAATTTAAATGAGCTTCAAGAAATACTCACAATATTGTTCAATGGGGAGGTAGAAAAGTGA
- a CDS encoding response regulator transcription factor: MYNICLIEDEKDLNNILKLYLSKEGFNVTSYLNLTDTKKALDENIDLWIVDIMLPDGNGFELLKEIKHKHKCIPVIIISARGDGLDKVLGLEMGCDDYIAKPFLPEELVLRTKKLLERFYEFDKPDKYTVKAGPYSINLKRRLVTYNNEIVNLTSHEYDIVLYFINNKFIALSRDKILNNVWGDNYFGSDRVVDSHIKRIRKKMPLLNIETIYGYGYRCNL, translated from the coding sequence ATGTATAATATATGTCTAATTGAAGATGAAAAGGATTTAAATAATATCTTAAAACTTTATTTATCTAAAGAAGGTTTCAATGTTACATCTTATTTGAATTTAACAGATACCAAAAAAGCATTAGATGAAAATATAGATTTATGGATTGTAGATATAATGCTTCCTGATGGAAATGGATTTGAATTACTAAAAGAAATTAAACATAAACATAAATGTATTCCTGTTATTATTATTTCAGCTAGAGGTGATGGACTTGATAAAGTCTTAGGACTAGAAATGGGATGCGATGATTATATAGCAAAACCCTTTCTTCCAGAAGAGCTTGTGTTGAGAACTAAAAAATTATTAGAAAGATTTTATGAATTTGATAAACCAGATAAATATACGGTAAAGGCAGGCCCCTATTCTATAAATTTAAAAAGAAGATTGGTAACATATAACAATGAGATTGTAAATCTAACTTCCCACGAATATGATATAGTCTTATATTTCATAAATAACAAATTTATAGCCTTATCAAGGGATAAAATTTTAAATAATGTCTGGGGAGATAATTATTTTGGTAGTGATAGAGTAGTGGATAGTCATATTAAAAGAATTCGAAAAAAGATGCCATTACTTAATATAGAAACTATATATGGCTATGGATACAGGTGTAACCTATGA
- a CDS encoding HAMP domain-containing sensor histidine kinase, with product MIKLQNKKTLYFKLCVYFSVLISLMCILSIGIIYFWSYYYFDNIFEDKVIEMHTSVSNQDLNIKDEWILGVTAHSIDLVEAIHANDIADEIYEKAKKQLVETKLYREKIANKYLMYMIDIDYKNGEKVYKYSVIRDIYREIFPKILICFLISIMIIFIISIYIIKLICRRLTSDINQISVYANKIAHKDWNEAIDINTNDEDILSLVNSFDSMRKKLVKRDKIQQSMLRYVSHELKTPIMIISSYTQAAKENIYPNGNLNSTLDTVLKQTCRIKRKVQDLLLIASLEEKQDELNFSKIDLVTIINTVMKNFKAIKDSNTNLNVKLDIHNSLNILGDKDQIKVAFENIIENQLRYAKNSIIIRSVITNNNINILFYNDGEKIDIKNSDYIFKPFGKGPNGKNGLGMSICRKIFKLHKGNITLIPTSKGCMFKVELPK from the coding sequence ATGATAAAACTTCAAAATAAAAAAACTCTTTATTTTAAATTATGTGTCTACTTTTCAGTCTTGATAAGTTTGATGTGTATATTAAGTATCGGTATCATATACTTTTGGTCATATTATTATTTTGATAATATATTTGAAGATAAGGTTATAGAAATGCATACATCTGTTTCTAATCAAGATTTGAATATAAAAGATGAGTGGATACTTGGTGTTACTGCTCATAGTATTGATTTAGTAGAGGCAATACATGCCAATGATATTGCTGATGAAATCTATGAAAAGGCAAAAAAGCAATTGGTAGAAACTAAATTATACAGAGAAAAAATAGCTAATAAATATCTGATGTATATGATTGATATTGATTATAAGAATGGAGAAAAAGTATACAAATATTCCGTTATTAGAGATATATATAGAGAAATTTTTCCTAAAATATTAATATGTTTTTTAATCTCTATAATGATTATCTTTATTATATCTATTTATATAATAAAACTAATCTGTAGACGCCTGACATCAGATATAAACCAGATAAGTGTCTATGCCAATAAAATTGCACATAAAGATTGGAATGAAGCCATAGATATCAATACTAATGATGAAGATATACTAAGTCTTGTCAACTCCTTTGACAGTATGAGAAAAAAACTTGTTAAAAGGGATAAAATCCAGCAATCCATGCTTCGATATGTATCCCATGAATTAAAAACACCAATAATGATTATATCTAGCTACACCCAAGCTGCTAAAGAAAATATCTATCCCAATGGCAATTTGAATTCTACCCTTGATACTGTACTTAAGCAAACATGCCGTATTAAACGTAAAGTTCAAGATTTATTGCTTATTGCTAGTCTTGAAGAAAAACAAGATGAATTAAATTTTTCTAAAATAGATTTAGTCACTATAATAAATACAGTTATGAAGAACTTTAAAGCCATTAAAGATTCTAATACTAATTTGAATGTAAAATTAGATATACATAATAGCCTCAATATCTTAGGCGATAAAGACCAAATAAAGGTTGCATTTGAAAATATTATAGAAAACCAATTACGATATGCTAAGAATTCTATAATTATACGATCTGTAATTACTAATAACAATATTAATATTTTATTTTACAATGATGGTGAGAAAATAGATATTAAAAACAGTGACTATATATTTAAACCCTTTGGAAAAGGACCCAACGGTAAAAATGGATTAGGTATGAGTATATGTAGAAAGATATTCAAACTCCATAAAGGAAATATCACGTTAATACCTACCTCTAAGGGATGTATGTTTAAAGTAGAATTGCCTAAATAG
- a CDS encoding ABC-2 transporter permease: MYNLLVKDLYLIKKHLWMPIFYSFIIFILFSTQNIENQAVVYSKGVAYSIGTVMIGYTMIMYTTAYDDKNNSEVILNSLPLSRITIVLSRYLSVFIFGIIGMLSMVLSGFILNSLNILNISTEMMTKSFIGGVVGLGAITFLYLPIYFKFGYIKARMFNMVFFIMIFAGPMIIRKFLDKSEKPLWINKLIGYLASQPDYIISLFIVGIAIIMGVISIMFSINMYRKREF, encoded by the coding sequence ATGTATAATTTATTGGTAAAGGATTTATATCTTATAAAGAAGCATCTGTGGATGCCCATATTTTATAGTTTTATTATATTTATTTTGTTTAGCACCCAAAATATCGAAAACCAAGCTGTAGTTTATTCTAAAGGTGTAGCTTATTCCATAGGAACAGTTATGATTGGGTATACAATGATAATGTATACAACTGCCTATGATGATAAAAATAATAGTGAAGTTATTTTAAATAGTCTTCCACTGTCAAGGATTACTATTGTATTATCTCGATATCTTTCAGTATTTATATTTGGGATAATAGGGATGTTGAGCATGGTTTTATCAGGTTTTATATTAAATAGCTTAAATATTTTAAACATTAGTACAGAAATGATGACAAAAAGCTTCATTGGAGGTGTAGTAGGATTAGGTGCTATAACGTTTTTGTATCTACCTATTTATTTTAAGTTTGGTTATATTAAGGCTAGGATGTTTAATATGGTATTTTTTATTATGATTTTTGCTGGTCCAATGATTATTAGAAAGTTTTTAGATAAATCAGAAAAGCCATTATGGATTAACAAATTAATAGGATATTTAGCTTCTCAACCAGATTATATAATAAGTTTATTTATTGTAGGTATTGCAATTATAATGGGAGTAATATCAATCATGTTTTCTATAAATATGTATAGAAAAAGAGAATTTTAA
- a CDS encoding MATE family efflux transporter: MDENRKELLEMSMGKLFIKLAIPAMIGMIAVGLYNMIDAIFVGQLVSAEGVGAIVLGYNIILLNLAVSMLLAMGAMSVLSRAIGENDKETIDKLFGNVLIGVSVLSILLTIVVYNFANPMLQFIGAEGEILDLGVRYLKIISLGFIFSGLGPALNFLIRGEGQMKRAMQIITLGIIINIILDPILIRGFDMGIEGAALATIISQVFVVIGDIMYFQLGKSVIKLSKNSFKMSFDIMPKILNVGISGLVMQIMPAIQMSIMFKVLSSYGGNDSVVIMSASYRVMMFAFISLWGIAQGIQPIIGANYGANQFQRVKEAFLTYTKISTGVAGVLWVSFMVIPKTILSWFITDASLVQLGIGRFRVFLGIFILYGIMSISIVFFQGIGKGSKAAILVMGRQILFFIPIILFLPRLIGETGAWIAMPLGDLLTILLSIFLVIKEFAILNNRIKGYRDDILVK, encoded by the coding sequence ATGGATGAGAATAGAAAAGAATTATTAGAAATGAGTATGGGGAAGCTTTTTATTAAGCTGGCCATACCTGCTATGATTGGGATGATTGCTGTAGGTCTATATAATATGATAGATGCTATATTTGTAGGCCAGCTTGTGTCTGCCGAGGGGGTTGGTGCCATAGTTCTAGGATACAATATCATACTTTTAAATCTGGCTGTTTCTATGCTCCTTGCTATGGGAGCGATGTCGGTCCTATCAAGGGCTATAGGTGAGAATGATAAAGAGACAATAGATAAGCTATTTGGCAATGTATTGATAGGTGTTTCTGTACTTTCAATTTTATTGACTATTGTAGTTTATAATTTTGCAAATCCGATGCTTCAATTTATTGGAGCAGAAGGGGAAATATTAGATTTAGGTGTAAGATATTTAAAAATAATATCTTTAGGCTTCATTTTTTCAGGATTAGGACCTGCGTTAAATTTTCTAATTCGTGGTGAAGGTCAAATGAAAAGGGCTATGCAAATTATTACTCTGGGTATAATTATAAACATTATTTTAGATCCGATTCTTATTAGAGGATTTGATATGGGGATAGAAGGTGCAGCATTAGCAACGATTATTTCACAAGTTTTTGTCGTAATAGGGGATATTATGTATTTTCAATTGGGTAAAAGTGTAATTAAATTATCAAAAAATAGTTTTAAGATGTCTTTTGATATTATGCCCAAGATATTGAATGTTGGAATTTCAGGTCTGGTAATGCAAATTATGCCAGCAATTCAAATGTCTATAATGTTTAAAGTATTATCTTCTTATGGAGGGAATGACAGTGTTGTTATAATGAGTGCTTCATATAGGGTTATGATGTTTGCATTTATATCATTATGGGGTATTGCACAAGGAATACAACCTATAATAGGTGCAAACTATGGAGCAAATCAATTTCAACGAGTAAAGGAAGCATTTTTGACATATACTAAGATATCTACAGGTGTTGCAGGTGTATTATGGGTTAGTTTTATGGTGATACCTAAGACTATATTGAGTTGGTTTATAACAGATGCATCATTAGTTCAATTAGGTATAGGGAGATTCAGAGTTTTCTTAGGTATATTTATTTTGTATGGAATTATGTCTATATCTATTGTATTTTTTCAAGGGATTGGTAAAGGTAGTAAGGCTGCTATATTAGTTATGGGAAGACAAATACTATTTTTTATTCCAATCATATTATTTTTACCGAGACTTATAGGAGAAACAGGTGCGTGGATTGCCATGCCTCTTGGAGATTTACTCACCATTTTATTGAGTATTTTTCTTGTGATAAAAGAATTTGCAATTTTAAATAATAGAATCAAAGGATATAGAGATGATATATTAGTTAAATAA
- a CDS encoding YfcC family protein codes for MNSRIKVPHTLTLLLGIIIVMSVLTWIVPSGEFDYAKDAKKPTPIAGTYKQVDKVIESDGVIVQDTRQGIKGILTAPFNGSVAAVDVVMFVLLLGGSFGIIGKTGSIEAGVSKVVKMLAGKELLVIPVAMLLFALGGTIMGMAEETIPFYMIFIPLMMSMGYDSLTGAMIIYLGAQTGVTASTSNPFSVGIAQASAGIPISSGIEFRWIQFFIYITISILFVMWYAKRVKSNPKLSPMYEIDKKNKEHFLNSESEAIIDFKWYHGIILLGFIFGIGFMAYGVKELGWYIEEISMIFLSISLFAGIIGMIAGIMTEKDMATAFVDGCKDICFAAIVIGIARGILVVAQDGKIIDTILNSLANTLNGLPKVAFTTLNLLVQTGINFLVPSSSAQAALTMPLMAPLGDLVKVDRQVIVTAYQYGCGLGHFIFPTQGVLMAALGISKIPFQKWLKVVLPLVLVLWLVAAVFLFVGLKLYPVV; via the coding sequence ATGAATAGTAGAATTAAAGTCCCACATACACTGACCTTATTACTTGGTATTATTATTGTGATGTCGGTACTTACATGGATTGTTCCCAGTGGAGAATTCGATTATGCGAAGGATGCAAAGAAACCGACACCTATTGCAGGGACTTATAAACAGGTTGATAAGGTTATAGAATCAGATGGAGTTATAGTCCAGGATACTCGTCAAGGAATCAAAGGCATATTGACAGCTCCATTTAATGGGTCTGTAGCAGCAGTAGATGTTGTTATGTTTGTATTATTATTAGGAGGTTCTTTTGGCATTATAGGAAAAACAGGATCTATTGAGGCTGGAGTGTCTAAAGTAGTAAAAATGCTTGCAGGTAAAGAGTTGCTAGTCATACCAGTAGCAATGTTGTTATTTGCTCTTGGAGGAACAATTATGGGTATGGCTGAGGAGACTATTCCTTTTTATATGATATTTATACCGTTAATGATGTCTATGGGATACGACTCTTTAACAGGTGCGATGATAATATATTTAGGAGCTCAGACAGGAGTTACAGCATCAACATCTAATCCCTTTTCAGTAGGGATTGCCCAAGCTAGTGCTGGTATACCTATAAGTTCAGGGATAGAGTTTAGATGGATTCAGTTTTTTATTTATATTACAATATCTATATTATTTGTTATGTGGTATGCTAAAAGAGTTAAAAGTAATCCGAAATTATCTCCAATGTATGAAATAGACAAGAAAAATAAAGAGCATTTTTTAAATAGCGAAAGTGAGGCTATTATAGATTTTAAGTGGTACCATGGTATAATTCTTTTAGGATTCATATTTGGTATTGGATTTATGGCATATGGAGTAAAGGAATTGGGATGGTATATAGAAGAAATCTCTATGATTTTTTTATCTATTTCTTTATTTGCTGGAATAATAGGTATGATTGCTGGTATTATGACAGAAAAAGATATGGCTACGGCCTTTGTGGATGGGTGTAAAGATATATGTTTTGCTGCAATAGTAATTGGTATTGCAAGGGGAATTTTAGTAGTAGCCCAAGATGGTAAAATTATAGATACTATTTTGAATTCCCTTGCTAATACGTTAAACGGTCTTCCAAAGGTTGCATTTACAACACTTAATCTATTGGTGCAAACAGGAATAAATTTCTTGGTTCCATCTTCTTCAGCCCAAGCAGCTTTAACTATGCCGCTTATGGCTCCTCTTGGAGATCTTGTCAAAGTTGACAGACAAGTTATTGTAACTGCATATCAATATGGATGTGGATTAGGACACTTTATATTCCCAACACAGGGTGTATTGATGGCTGCATTGGGTATTTCTAAGATACCTTTTCAAAAGTGGCTTAAGGTAGTATTACCATTGGTATTAGTTTTATGGTTAGTAGCTGCTGTATTTTTATTTGTAGGATTAAAACTTTATCCCGTGGTTTAA